In the Sediminibacter sp. Hel_I_10 genome, one interval contains:
- a CDS encoding DNA replication/repair protein RecF has translation MILNTLSLVNYKNFESEDFEFDTKINCFVGANGVGKTNVLDAIYYLSFGKSYFNPIASQNINHDSDFFVVDGIFEKNEKKEKIIVSLKRGQKKMIKRNGKAYERFSDHIGFIPLVIISPADRDLIIEGSVTRRKFIDSVISQSNKSYLTNLINYNKVLAQRNALLKYFAVNNTYNAQTIAVYNEQLNTYGTEIFEIRSAFLETFIPIFKARYKAISNNNEAVNLIYDSHLFENKLSDLLAKNLNKDKALQYTSVGIHKDDLIFEIESYPIKKFGSQGQQKSFLIALKLAQFDFLKEQSGVTPLLLLDDIFDKLDENRVAQIIGLVDDENFGQLFISDTHAERTENVVKQVHQSYKIFKL, from the coding sequence ATGATTTTAAATACGCTAAGCCTTGTTAACTATAAAAATTTCGAAAGTGAAGATTTTGAATTTGACACCAAAATAAATTGCTTTGTTGGTGCAAATGGTGTAGGAAAAACCAATGTTTTGGACGCCATCTACTATTTATCCTTTGGAAAAAGCTACTTTAATCCCATTGCATCGCAAAATATCAATCACGATTCAGACTTTTTTGTGGTGGACGGTATTTTTGAGAAAAATGAGAAAAAAGAAAAGATTATCGTGTCTTTAAAACGCGGACAAAAGAAAATGATCAAGCGTAATGGGAAAGCTTATGAGCGATTTAGCGATCATATCGGGTTTATTCCCCTAGTCATTATTTCACCCGCCGACCGTGACCTCATCATTGAGGGTAGCGTTACCCGAAGAAAATTTATAGACAGCGTCATTTCGCAGAGCAATAAAAGCTATTTGACCAATCTTATCAATTACAATAAGGTACTGGCACAGCGAAACGCATTACTGAAATATTTTGCCGTCAACAACACCTATAACGCGCAGACCATTGCGGTTTATAATGAACAGTTAAATACCTACGGAACGGAGATTTTTGAGATAAGAAGCGCCTTTCTTGAAACCTTTATCCCCATCTTTAAAGCAAGATATAAGGCCATAAGCAATAATAATGAAGCAGTTAATTTAATATACGACTCACATCTATTTGAAAACAAGCTCAGTGATCTTCTAGCCAAAAACCTTAACAAAGATAAGGCCTTGCAGTATACAAGCGTCGGCATCCATAAAGATGATCTTATTTTTGAAATTGAGTCGTACCCGATTAAAAAATTTGGTAGTCAAGGGCAGCAGAAATCCTTTTTAATCGCATTGAAATTGGCGCAATTTGATTTTTTAAAAGAACAAAGTGGCGTTACTCCTCTATTGCTTTTAGACGATATCTTTGATAAATTAGATGAAAACCGTGTGGCACAAATTATTGGTCTAGTCGATGATGAAAATTTCGGACAATTATTTATTAGTGATACGCATGCTGAAAGAACCGAAAACGTGGTCAAACAAGTACATCAATCCTATAAGATTTTTAAACTCTAA
- a CDS encoding lipocalin family protein — MNYKNPLFLILTLTLFSCSKDPESLIPHLDGYWQIEEVTLSEGVKKEYNFSDTIDYIEVTDNMSGFRKKLKPNLFGNYETSKSMETFELKIENDSLNIYYKTPYSAWKETILNANEKEMLIINANKDLYLYKHYEPIDIN, encoded by the coding sequence ATGAATTACAAAAACCCCTTATTTTTAATCTTAACCTTAACGCTCTTTAGTTGCAGCAAAGACCCTGAAAGCCTCATCCCTCACTTAGATGGCTATTGGCAAATTGAAGAGGTTACACTTTCCGAAGGTGTTAAAAAAGAGTATAATTTTAGCGATACTATAGATTATATTGAAGTTACCGATAATATGAGCGGTTTCAGAAAAAAACTAAAACCCAATCTTTTTGGCAACTATGAGACCTCTAAAAGCATGGAAACCTTTGAGCTCAAAATTGAAAATGACAGTTTGAACATCTATTATAAAACCCCCTATTCGGCGTGGAAAGAAACGATTTTGAATGCCAACGAAAAGGAAATGCTCATCATAAATGCCAATAAAGATTTGTACCTTTATAAGCATTATGAACCTATTGATATTAACTAG
- a CDS encoding DUF721 domain-containing protein, producing the protein MAKRHNDNMPISDILKEFVESNKLQAGLDKVDVREAWNKMMGNGVNNYTTDVQLDRDTLYVALSSSVLREELSYGKQKIVDMLNESIGKNVIKKLVLR; encoded by the coding sequence ATGGCTAAACGACATAATGATAATATGCCCATAAGCGACATTCTCAAAGAATTTGTGGAATCTAACAAACTTCAAGCTGGTCTTGACAAAGTAGATGTTAGGGAAGCTTGGAACAAAATGATGGGCAATGGCGTTAATAATTATACTACAGACGTTCAATTAGATAGAGACACTTTATACGTAGCCCTAAGTTCTAGCGTACTTCGCGAGGAGTTAAGTTATGGCAAACAAAAAATTGTGGACATGCTCAACGAGTCTATTGGCAAAAACGTCATTAAAAAGCTTGTTTTAAGATAA
- a CDS encoding penicillin acylase family protein, which translates to MKIIKLLLSLILVIGVFYALNTKIGSAPPMGKFLNPTTGIWQNDSETNIDGTIQIDGLLEDVTVHYDEQLIPHIFAQNDTDLYRAQGFVTAQHRLWQMEFQTYAAAGRISEIIGEGALDYDRQQRRIGMGYGAEQALEKMKASPESFKLVEAYRDGINSYINQLTDADLPVEYKLLNYKPELWTTKKTALLLQYMTKMLAGHDSDLEYTNALRLFGKAKFDLLFPDFFDINDPVIPKDTDWSYIDTKMTETPKSELPLDSIAETMEKPNPDNGSNNWAVSGKRSASGHPILANDPHLGLNLPSIWFVMQLSTPNQNVMGATLPGALGVISGFNNTISWGVTNATRDVLDWYKIEFKDTSRSAYKYDDQWKASTLRVEEIKVRDSETVLDSVIYTHHGPVSYDHTFKGDNERAGYAMKWIGHLGGNSQLTFLELNKAKNYNDYTKALKHFIAPAQNFVFASTQGDIALWVQGLFPNKWKGQGKFLMDGSKSYNDWQSFIPMEFNAHTKNPERGFVSSANQHPVDENYPFYVFNDGYETYRNRVINDFLGSKNNITVEDFKSLHNNNYNLKAAELLPFIFETMDVSTLTSEEKEIYAQIQAWDFNNTIEALGPSIWDMWWTKLYDLTWDEFDVENVALEAPFTYQTIYLLKNDSENEFMDVVSTPERETAKDLFLTTFKATAQELLEWESKHGDYNWQAYKATYAGHLLQGLPAFSRFNLPIGGGRSIVNATSENHGPSWRMIVEMSSPPVALGIYPGGQSGNPGSRYYDNFIDDWAAGNYHQLLFLQNYKSNENIIATQTLTK; encoded by the coding sequence ATGAAAATTATAAAATTACTCCTCTCCCTAATTCTCGTAATTGGTGTTTTTTACGCTTTAAACACAAAGATAGGAAGCGCTCCCCCGATGGGAAAATTTCTAAATCCCACTACGGGAATTTGGCAGAATGATTCCGAAACCAATATTGATGGCACTATTCAAATCGATGGTTTATTAGAGGATGTCACCGTGCATTATGATGAGCAACTCATCCCACATATTTTTGCACAAAATGATACAGATCTTTACAGAGCTCAAGGCTTTGTGACCGCACAGCACCGATTATGGCAAATGGAATTTCAAACCTATGCCGCTGCTGGTCGTATTTCTGAAATTATTGGGGAAGGTGCCTTAGATTACGATCGCCAACAACGACGTATAGGTATGGGATACGGTGCTGAGCAAGCTTTGGAAAAAATGAAGGCAAGCCCTGAGTCGTTTAAGTTAGTGGAGGCCTATCGCGATGGCATTAATAGCTACATTAACCAACTTACAGATGCCGATTTGCCAGTAGAATACAAACTGCTCAACTACAAACCAGAATTATGGACAACCAAAAAAACAGCGCTATTACTTCAGTACATGACGAAGATGCTCGCTGGGCATGATAGTGATTTAGAATATACCAATGCGCTTCGTCTCTTCGGAAAAGCGAAGTTTGATTTACTTTTTCCAGACTTTTTTGATATCAACGATCCTGTGATTCCTAAAGATACGGATTGGAGCTATATTGATACAAAAATGACTGAAACTCCAAAGAGTGAACTACCATTAGATTCTATCGCAGAGACTATGGAGAAACCAAATCCAGACAACGGTAGCAATAATTGGGCTGTGTCTGGTAAAAGATCTGCTTCTGGACATCCCATTCTTGCCAATGATCCTCATTTAGGACTCAACCTACCATCCATTTGGTTCGTCATGCAATTAAGCACACCTAATCAAAATGTTATGGGTGCTACACTTCCTGGAGCTTTAGGTGTGATTTCAGGTTTTAACAATACAATTTCCTGGGGTGTAACCAATGCTACTAGAGACGTTTTAGATTGGTATAAAATTGAATTTAAAGACACTTCGAGATCTGCATACAAATATGACGATCAATGGAAAGCTAGCACTCTTAGAGTAGAGGAAATTAAAGTACGTGATTCTGAAACCGTTTTAGACAGCGTGATCTACACCCATCATGGTCCGGTAAGTTATGACCATACTTTTAAAGGTGATAATGAACGTGCAGGATATGCAATGAAGTGGATAGGGCATCTTGGAGGCAATAGTCAGCTCACCTTTTTAGAACTTAACAAGGCCAAAAACTACAACGATTATACAAAAGCCTTAAAGCATTTTATTGCTCCAGCTCAAAATTTTGTATTCGCATCAACCCAAGGTGATATAGCACTTTGGGTACAAGGTCTTTTTCCAAACAAATGGAAAGGTCAAGGAAAATTTTTAATGGATGGCAGCAAGTCTTATAACGACTGGCAAAGTTTTATTCCTATGGAATTTAATGCACACACAAAAAACCCTGAACGCGGCTTTGTGAGTTCTGCCAACCAGCACCCCGTTGATGAGAACTATCCTTTTTATGTTTTTAACGACGGATACGAAACCTATAGAAATCGCGTGATCAATGATTTTCTGGGAAGCAAGAACAACATCACTGTAGAGGACTTCAAGTCCCTTCATAACAACAACTATAATTTAAAGGCTGCTGAACTCTTACCATTTATCTTTGAAACGATGGATGTGTCAACTTTGACTTCCGAAGAAAAAGAAATCTACGCTCAAATACAAGCTTGGGATTTTAACAATACTATTGAGGCTTTGGGACCAAGTATTTGGGATATGTGGTGGACTAAACTCTACGATCTCACTTGGGATGAATTTGATGTAGAAAATGTGGCGCTTGAAGCTCCTTTTACCTACCAAACCATTTATTTACTTAAAAATGATTCTGAAAATGAGTTTATGGATGTTGTTTCTACCCCAGAGAGAGAAACCGCTAAGGACCTATTTTTAACTACCTTTAAGGCTACAGCACAAGAACTTCTCGAGTGGGAATCTAAACATGGAGATTATAATTGGCAAGCCTATAAAGCGACTTATGCTGGGCACTTGCTACAAGGTTTACCTGCATTTTCACGTTTTAACCTACCGATTGGTGGTGGACGCAGCATTGTAAACGCCACATCTGAAAATCATGGGCCATCATGGCGCATGATTGTTGAAATGAGCTCGCCGCCAGTAGCCCTAGGAATCTATCCGGGAGGTCAATCTGGCAATCCAGGAAGTCGTTATTATGATAATTTTATTGATGATTGGGCTGCAGGAAATTACCATCAATTGCTGTTCTTACAGAATTATAAGAGTAACGAAAACATAATTGCCACACAAACTTTGACCAAATGA
- a CDS encoding M4 family metallopeptidase, with protein MKKSALYLFYSIFLINIVQAQKSSDAIDYFKNTTNATLTINSNSGIIDFVKFPAAQPLVLKGGNATQKAMSFLERYVGIYGIADVNEHFIFEKIITDNYGLKHVIFKQKYNGVPVYDGQLRFHFNKNLELTAINGNVIPNIKLEVAPNLTMEDAGAKAFNLINDQQINNSGEPLKIFENRLLVFPKGLAQGTLISNYLVYEVEIRNNVDVREFLYINSYTGNLVEQFTGIAHALERAVYEGDFNNQVWQEGDAFPGDLDVWQQNEVAASGHIYHLFNNTFGYDSYNGAGISMLTINNSPGIDCPNANWNGVTANYCSGTASDDVIAHEWGHAYTQYTSGLIYAYQAGAINESYSDIWGETVDILNSYRDEDEDLSLREGCNSSDRWRIGEDATAFGSPIRDLWNPPCNNDPGKVTDGQYRCGEQDSGGVHSNSGIPNHAYALLVDGGTYNGQTMNALGFTKAAHIFWRAQNVYLMPTSGFSDLADALEASAIDLLGMNLEGISTTEFPSGLSGEIITEADVQQVVNAMLAVEMRVNPDACDYMPLLAASDPLCGAATTGRAFFEDWEAGTEGWTFDELPVNEDTWNPRSWIVVGNLPGEQTGNAIFAADPIIGNCSSDLENGIMRLESPIISLPNIETGHFDMAFEHFVATENNWDGGNLKYKLNDEDWLIIPSTAFTVNPYNDAINPANQGNDNPMEGEEAFTGTDGGSLTGSWGTSVIDLSVLGANANDAIQFRWELGTDGCNGRLGWFLDNIAVYNCTAETLAVSDLSLKNDIEIFPNPSSGQFTIKKSNTIDLKSAAIFDINGRMIKQLDLSYSGDEILIDLNNVSSGMYFMQVRSDSSESTFKLIKQ; from the coding sequence TTGAAGAAATCAGCCCTATATCTTTTTTACTCCATATTTCTCATCAATATAGTCCAAGCTCAAAAGTCTAGCGATGCGATTGATTATTTTAAAAACACTACGAATGCAACATTAACGATCAATTCAAATAGCGGCATTATTGACTTTGTGAAGTTTCCTGCTGCTCAGCCCTTAGTGCTCAAAGGTGGCAATGCAACACAAAAGGCGATGTCCTTTCTAGAACGTTACGTTGGCATATATGGCATCGCAGATGTTAATGAGCATTTTATTTTTGAAAAAATAATCACGGATAATTACGGATTGAAACACGTTATTTTTAAACAAAAATATAATGGAGTTCCTGTGTATGATGGTCAATTACGGTTTCATTTCAATAAAAATTTAGAATTAACAGCCATTAATGGTAATGTCATCCCTAATATAAAATTAGAAGTAGCGCCTAATTTAACAATGGAAGATGCCGGAGCAAAAGCCTTTAATCTTATAAATGATCAACAGATAAACAATTCTGGGGAGCCATTGAAAATATTTGAAAACCGATTGCTTGTTTTCCCTAAGGGATTAGCTCAAGGCACTCTTATTTCTAATTATTTGGTATATGAAGTTGAAATTAGAAACAATGTAGACGTACGAGAGTTTCTTTATATTAACTCTTACACAGGAAATTTAGTAGAGCAATTTACAGGCATCGCCCATGCCTTGGAAAGAGCTGTTTATGAGGGGGATTTTAATAATCAAGTATGGCAGGAAGGAGATGCGTTTCCGGGGGATTTAGATGTATGGCAACAAAATGAAGTCGCTGCCTCAGGCCATATTTATCATTTATTCAATAATACATTTGGATATGATTCTTATAACGGCGCAGGTATTTCAATGTTGACTATTAATAATAGTCCCGGAATTGATTGTCCTAATGCAAATTGGAATGGAGTAACCGCAAATTATTGTTCAGGAACCGCTTCAGATGATGTTATTGCTCACGAATGGGGGCATGCTTACACACAATATACTAGCGGACTCATCTATGCGTATCAAGCGGGAGCTATCAATGAGTCTTATTCTGATATTTGGGGTGAAACCGTAGATATCCTAAATAGTTATAGAGATGAGGATGAGGATTTATCGCTTAGAGAGGGCTGTAATAGTTCTGATCGATGGAGAATTGGAGAAGATGCCACGGCTTTTGGGTCGCCTATTCGTGATTTGTGGAACCCGCCATGTAATAATGATCCTGGTAAAGTAACCGATGGTCAATACCGATGTGGGGAACAAGATTCTGGTGGAGTGCATTCTAATTCAGGAATACCTAACCATGCCTATGCACTATTAGTGGATGGTGGAACTTATAACGGACAAACCATGAATGCTCTTGGCTTTACCAAGGCAGCTCACATTTTCTGGCGAGCACAGAACGTCTATTTAATGCCAACAAGTGGATTTTCAGATTTAGCCGATGCTCTAGAAGCGTCTGCTATTGACTTGCTGGGTATGAATTTAGAAGGAATATCCACAACTGAATTTCCTTCAGGATTATCTGGTGAAATCATTACAGAGGCAGATGTCCAGCAAGTGGTTAATGCCATGCTAGCGGTTGAGATGAGAGTCAACCCGGATGCTTGTGATTATATGCCACTACTTGCAGCATCAGATCCATTATGTGGAGCAGCAACTACAGGGCGTGCATTTTTTGAAGATTGGGAAGCAGGTACAGAAGGTTGGACTTTTGACGAGTTACCCGTGAATGAGGATACTTGGAACCCTCGCTCGTGGATTGTAGTAGGGAATTTACCAGGAGAGCAAACAGGAAACGCCATATTTGCTGCAGATCCTATTATAGGTAATTGTAGTAGCGACTTAGAAAATGGCATTATGCGTTTAGAAAGCCCTATAATTAGTCTGCCAAATATAGAAACCGGTCATTTTGATATGGCATTTGAGCATTTTGTGGCTACTGAAAACAATTGGGATGGTGGAAATTTAAAATATAAATTGAATGATGAAGATTGGCTCATCATACCAAGTACAGCGTTTACTGTAAATCCATATAATGATGCTATTAACCCTGCGAATCAAGGTAATGACAACCCTATGGAAGGTGAAGAAGCTTTCACAGGAACCGATGGTGGGTCACTTACAGGAAGTTGGGGTACGAGTGTGATTGATCTCTCTGTTTTAGGAGCAAACGCAAATGATGCCATACAGTTTCGATGGGAACTAGGTACCGATGGTTGTAACGGCAGATTGGGATGGTTTTTGGATAATATAGCCGTTTACAATTGTACTGCGGAAACTTTAGCCGTTTCAGATTTAAGTCTTAAAAATGATATTGAAATATTTCCAAACCCTTCTTCTGGACAGTTTACCATTAAAAAATCAAATACTATTGATTTGAAGTCTGCTGCCATTTTTGATATTAATGGTAGAATGATTAAGCAATTGGATTTATCTTACTCTGGAGACGAAATTTTAATAGATTTAAACAACGTGAGCTCAGGAATGTATTTTATGCAAGTAAGAAGCGATTCGTCAGAATCAACGTTTAAACTTATAAAACAATAA
- a CDS encoding nucleoside-diphosphate kinase — MATNRTFTMLKPDSVEKGNIGAILEKITASGFRIVAMKLTQMTTSDAQNFYAVHNERPFFGELVEYMTRGPIVAAVLEKDNAVEDFRTLIGATNPEDAAEGTIRKLYAASIGENAVHGSDSDENAAIESAFHFSGREQF, encoded by the coding sequence ATGGCAACAAATAGAACATTTACAATGCTTAAACCAGATTCTGTTGAGAAAGGGAATATTGGTGCAATTTTAGAAAAAATCACGGCTTCCGGTTTTAGAATCGTAGCGATGAAGCTTACTCAGATGACTACTTCTGATGCTCAGAACTTTTATGCTGTACATAACGAAAGACCGTTTTTTGGAGAATTGGTAGAGTATATGACCAGAGGGCCAATAGTAGCAGCTGTCTTAGAAAAAGACAACGCTGTTGAAGATTTTAGAACCTTAATTGGTGCTACCAATCCAGAAGATGCTGCTGAGGGAACTATTAGAAAATTATATGCTGCATCTATCGGTGAAAATGCTGTTCACGGAAGTGATAGCGATGAAAATGCTGCTATTGAAAGTGCATTTCATTTTTCAGGAAGAGAGCAATTTTAA
- a CDS encoding bifunctional oligoribonuclease/PAP phosphatase NrnA codes for MNKADIEGVKSLLSSPKKIVVIPHKNPDGDAIGSTLGLLHYLKKSNHEAVIIAPNDYPDFLKWLPGESSILKYDSQTDLCKPLISDADLIFTLDFNALGRIGDMEFAVTHAKAIKLMIDHHQQPDDYATYTYSDVSMSSTCEMVYNFIEMLGDSNLVDQDIATCLYTGIMTDTGSFRFSSTTNHTHYIVGKLIEKGANNSEIHNNIYDTNSYERLQLLGCALRNLKVVPEYRTAYITLKQEELNTYNFRKGDTEGFVNYCLSLKGIIFAAIFIESHQDQIIKISLRSKGEFSVNEVSRSHFNGGGHTNAAGGKSDLNLSDTIDKFISILPNYKKELQWS; via the coding sequence ATGAATAAAGCAGATATTGAAGGTGTAAAAAGCCTCTTAAGTTCACCCAAAAAAATTGTGGTCATCCCGCACAAAAATCCAGATGGCGATGCCATTGGCTCTACGTTGGGATTATTACATTATCTTAAAAAATCTAATCATGAAGCAGTGATCATCGCTCCAAATGATTATCCCGATTTTTTAAAGTGGTTACCTGGCGAAAGTTCCATCCTAAAATACGATAGCCAAACAGATCTTTGCAAACCACTTATTAGTGATGCTGATTTGATTTTCACTCTAGACTTTAATGCGCTAGGACGTATTGGCGATATGGAGTTTGCTGTGACTCACGCTAAAGCGATTAAGTTGATGATAGACCACCACCAGCAACCAGATGATTATGCCACTTATACCTATAGTGATGTAAGCATGTCATCTACCTGCGAAATGGTGTATAATTTTATAGAGATGCTTGGCGATTCAAATCTTGTTGATCAAGACATTGCTACTTGTTTGTATACAGGCATAATGACAGATACTGGTTCTTTTAGGTTTTCGTCTACCACAAATCATACGCATTACATTGTAGGAAAGCTTATTGAAAAAGGAGCCAATAATTCTGAAATCCACAATAATATCTACGATACCAATAGTTATGAACGGTTACAACTTTTAGGTTGTGCCTTAAGAAACCTAAAGGTTGTTCCAGAGTACCGTACCGCTTATATCACTTTAAAGCAAGAAGAACTAAACACCTATAATTTTAGAAAAGGGGACACTGAAGGCTTTGTAAATTACTGTTTGTCTCTCAAGGGTATTATTTTTGCCGCTATTTTTATAGAAAGTCATCAAGATCAAATCATTAAAATTTCGTTGAGAAGTAAAGGAGAATTTTCAGTCAATGAGGTATCCAGATCTCATTTTAACGGTGGAGGCCATACAAATGCCGCTGGAGGAAAAAGTGACCTCAACCTCTCAGATACCATTGATAAATTTATTAGTATCTTGCCCAACTATAAAAAAGAGCTCCAATGGTCATGA
- the gldI gene encoding gliding motility-associated peptidyl-prolyl isomerase GldI: MKPILYIILLLLFASCKTPEARKPETVKSGSFIKESIERNKKLNKREYALIEQIISKDSSNTYLASNSGFWYYYDVKVEQDTITAGFGDQVNFNYNLKDLNGTTIYTSEELGTQTYIMDKEEVFTGLREGLKLMKPGETVTFLFPSQKAFGYYGDKNRIGTNVPLMSKVTVNTISKTNN; the protein is encoded by the coding sequence ATGAAACCTATACTATACATCATACTTTTACTCCTTTTTGCGAGCTGTAAAACACCAGAAGCCAGAAAGCCAGAAACGGTTAAATCAGGCTCTTTTATAAAAGAATCCATCGAGCGAAATAAAAAGTTGAATAAAAGAGAATATGCGCTTATAGAACAAATCATATCTAAAGATAGCAGTAACACCTATTTGGCCTCCAATAGCGGATTTTGGTACTATTATGATGTAAAAGTTGAACAAGACACCATTACCGCTGGGTTTGGAGATCAAGTTAATTTTAACTATAATCTCAAAGACCTCAACGGCACTACCATTTATACTTCGGAAGAGTTAGGCACACAGACCTATATTATGGACAAAGAAGAAGTCTTTACCGGACTTCGTGAAGGTCTTAAATTAATGAAGCCAGGAGAAACCGTAACGTTTCTTTTTCCCTCTCAAAAAGCCTTTGGATATTACGGTGACAAAAACCGAATTGGAACAAACGTCCCTCTAATGTCTAAAGTAACCGTAAACACTATTTCTAAAACCAATAATTAA